Proteins encoded within one genomic window of Oscarella lobularis chromosome 6, ooOscLobu1.1, whole genome shotgun sequence:
- the LOC136188015 gene encoding vacuolar protein sorting-associated protein 8 homolog produces MATNLGVPIGDELRRSTENLHDVLSATGEIVEVGTTFVDENDAEASDSSSDLDLEFSPGLDEDEFDLPTLDTVPTLESILAEGSDEEDALKDILPGGGKLKEDAAAFDSRRKTLMPAPNKLSENVHGSVLKAVSLPNIGAQLDRTKAQLDSGFPTALAAGKVIAIGTSRGLVLVFEAKALKWVLGDAMQGGQYGAISATGFNTDSTRLICGYARGQLTMWDVVAGKLLRTITDAHPPGHAVLQVEFTDNLT; encoded by the exons ATGGCGACGAATCTCGGCGTTCCTATTGGAGACGAATTGCGCCGAAGCACGGAAAATCTGCACGACGTTCTTTCCGCAAcgggcgaaatcgtcgaagtgGGAAcgacattcgtcgacgaaaacgacgcagaAGCGAGCGATTCGTCTTCAGATCTCGATCTCGAGTTCTCGCCTGGATTG gacgaagacgagttcGACTTACCGACTCTCGACACGGTTCCGACGCTAGAAAGCATTTTAGCGGAGGGttccgacgaagaggacgcgCTGAAAGACATTCTCCCCGGCGGCGGAAAATTAAAAGAGGATGCCGCTGCATTCGATTCGAGACGAAAGAC CTTGATGCCTGCACCGAATAAGTTGTCGGAAAACGTGCACGGATCCGTCCTAAAGGCAGTGAGTCTGCCTAATATTGGAGCTCAGCTGGACAGAACAAAA GCGCAGTTAGATAGTGGTTTTCCTACGGCACTG GCTGCTGGAAAGGTGATCGCCATAGGGACGTCACGCGGTCTGGTGCTTGTGTTTG AGGCGAAAGCCCTGAAGTGGGTTTTGGGTGATGCAATGCAAG gaggTCAATATGGGGCTATTTCCGCTACGGGTTTCAATACGGATTCGACCAGGCTGATATGCGGCTATGCTCGTGGCCAG TTAACCATGTGGGATGTTGTTGCTGGAAAATTGCTGAGAACCATAACAGATGCCCATCCTCCAGGTCACGCCGTTCTTCAAGTCGAG TTTACCGACAATTTGACGTGA
- the LOC136188579 gene encoding exonuclease 3'-5' domain-containing protein 2-like has protein sequence MSAMSAWSRTTLCALTAVGTLTAVISAFWGFSRRARRLDVTSLLDLSRIVVVDSEAACNEVVEGLLGPERPAVVGLDCEWANSPSLRGNKSGGGKSGDVARTKVDLLQLATLDRAVLVRLRKMRGKFPKKLEEMIENKSILKVGVAVCEDAVRLQNDYGVRVGGCLDLRHIATRCRYSWWTGGGTVIERASGLQSLAATVLGVALEKSFRVRCSNWRAEFLTDKQVMYAANDAYVAVKIFERLMSWDNGRELWKDGIGAYETVIDVPFKYISKKLNKNKKGCKPLKPKASSYATRHSPLYDNCQLEAPNGILLCTCDRRKIDWYLKRSLAEIVCEDPPTARLNFEPSGVPDESRKYYLANKLNVYVVCGKDNSYLRKNVVPHEYRKYFPADMKNHRSHDVLLLCTDCHRLSDYHDGLLRQKLAADYRAPVSGSQAARQSRNPQLVRVRSAANALMQKKHRLPQQRKTNLESVLKDHYDVEEISEDLLKESASMDANKTLDEEYVSHGEMVIAAAKAQGKLKDFERMWRQHFLDTMHPQYLPAYWSVTHNQ, from the exons ATGTCAGCGATGTCAGCGTGGTCTCGAACGACTCTTTGCGCTCTTACAGCGGTCGGGACTCTAACCG CGGTAATCAGCGCCTTTTGGGGGTTCTCGCGTCGCGCCCGTCGCCTCGACGTGACGTCTCTGCTCGATCTGagtcgcatcgtcgtcgtcgatagcGAAGCGGCGTGcaacgaagtcgtcgaaggcTTATTAGGACCGGAGAGAcccgccgtcgtcggtctCGACTGCGAGTGGGCCAATTCGCCGTCCCTACGCGGCAACAAAAGCGGGGGCGGCaaaagcggcgacgtcgcccgaACTAAAGTCGATTTGCTTCAACTAGCAACGTTAGATCGAGCCGTGCTCGTTCGACTGCGAAAGATGCGCGGAAAGTTTCCGAAGAAGCTCGAAGAAATGATAGAGAATAAATC aatTTTGAAAGTGGGCGTTGCCGTGTGCGAGGATGCCGTTCGACTTCAAAATGACTACGGCGTACGCGTGGGCGGCTGCTTGGACTTGCGTCACATTGCAACGCGATGTCGCTACAGCTGGTGGACTGGCGGCGGAACGGTGATAGAGCGCGCCAGCGGTTTGCAGTCGCTTGCTGCAACAGTGCTCGGCGTTGCGCTGGAAAAATCGTTTCGCGTACGATGCAGCAATTGGCGAGCTGAATTTTTGACAGATAAGCAG GTTATGTACGCTGCCAATGATGCCTATGTGGCTGTAAAGATCTTTGAACGCTTGATGTCCTGGGATAACGGACGCGAATTGTGGAAGGACGGAATTGGAGCCTATGAAACTGTAATTGACGTGCCATTTAAGTATATATCAAAGAAACTCAATAAG AATAAGAAAGGCTGTAAGCCGCTAAAGCCAAAAGCGAGTTCTTACGCTACGCGTCATTCGCCGCTTTATGACAATTGCCAACTCGAAGCTCCGAACGGCATTCTTCTCTGCACTTGTGATAGGCGAAAAATTGATTGGTATCTCAAACGGAGCCTAGCAG AAATTGTCTGCGAGGATCCTCCTACAGCTCGACTCAATTTTGAGCCATCTGGTGTGCCAGACGAATCGCGGAAGTACTACCTCGCGAACAAGTTGAACGTGTACGTTGTGTGCGGCAAAGATAATTCGTACCTGCGAAAGAATGTTGTGCCTCACGAATACAGAAA GTACTTTCCTGCTGACATGAAGAATCACCGTTCTcacgacgttcttcttctctgcaCTGATTGCCATCGCTTATCAGACTACCACGACGGTTTGCTGCGACAAAAATTGGCTGCAGACTATCGCGCTCCCGTAAGCGGTTCGCAGGCGGCAAGACAGAGCCGGAATCCTCAGCTGGTTAGGGTACGATCAGCTGCAAA CGCTCTTATGCAGAAGAAACATCGGTTGCCacagcaaagaaaaacgaaccTTGAGTCGGTTCTAAAAGATCACTATGACGTGGAAGAGATATCCGAGGATCTTTTGAAAGAATCGGCTTCTATGGATGCTAATAA AACACTCGACGAAGAGTACGTTTCCCATGGGGAGATGGTTATTGCAGCAGCGAAGGCTCAAGGCAAGTTGAAGGATTTTGAACGAATGTGGCGTCAGCACTTTTTAGACACTATGCATCCTCAATATCTTCCCGCGTACTGGTCAGTTACGCATAATCAATAG